Below is a window of Burkholderia sp. FERM BP-3421 DNA.
AGACGAGGTTCCGTACGGCACCAGCACCGATGCACCAGGAAGGTAGATTCAGGGACCGGACTGCAACCAGTGCAGGCCAAAACCATGAAGACTCTCGCGCAAGGGCAACGAGGTGCGCTTCGAAAGCAGTTGATGGCATGGGCGAAGAGTCCGCTGGGTAGCGGCGACGATCTGCCGCTGAGCAAACTCGCCGCTCACGGCAAGTCGATCTTAACCGAGTGTGACGCAGATGGAGGGGAGAGGCGTCCTTTACCGACCGCTTACGCTGAGGCTACGGGATAGACGCGACACGAAGCGAGCCCTACGCGGCGATGATGCGCTTCTGCATGAATACACTCAGTGGATCATTCGTGTAATCGCCAAACGGGCCGCGGCGCTCGTAGCCGGCGGAGGCATACAAAGCTAGCGCCTCGTGTTGGTACGGTCCGGTTTCGAGCTTGAGCAACTTGCAGCCCAGACCTATGGCCTTCGACTCGAGAAGAGCCAAGAGTCTCTTGGCAACGCCTTGCCCGCGACCGCGAGGACTAACATACATGCGTTTGAGTTCGCCAAACTCAGGGTAGAGAACGATCGCTCCACAGCCAATGGCATTACCCGCGCTGTCTCTCGCAACTGCAGACAGGACATTCGATTGCTTCAGCGCCGCGAGGTCAAGGATATGTCTGCTCTCAGGTGGGTACAGGGAGTCTTGATAGGCGTCCAGCTCTGCAATCAGAGCAATCACATCTGGTTGATCTGGCGATTCGATAGCGATAGTCATGACTGAAGAAGCTGAGCGAAAGGGAAATTGTAGGCGCCCTTGTCATACTGTAGCGCCGCTTGTTGACGCAGGAGATGAGCGATTCTATCGGACAGGTTGCGCGCGAGCCGAAGGCGACAACGATGAGGCCACGTTCCACGGCAGCAGTTTGTCGATGCGGTTGCCCCTCTCTTCTACATTGACCGAGCGTGAGATTGAGGTCGCAAGCGCTGCTGGCTCCTTTCGTGCACGCCGCTAGCGGGTTTCGTGACCATCGCTAGTAAAATTTGTGAAGCTCAACAATTGGCGCAGAATGTACAAGACGATTCATTTACAATTCCCTCAGAATGACAACACCCGTTTGAGAATTGCGGCCGCAATCGGTCTCCTGCCAATAATCCGACTGCATCCCAGCGCATTACTTCTTCGATTGACAGAACGTCAGTTCCGAAATGCCGGCCTGACGAATCAAGTCGACAACCGGCATTCCCAGCTCCGCTTGCTTCAGTACCGTCACAATCTTTCGACCTTCAACGCCACTTCACCGGAGACGCTCCCCAAAGGGCTCATGCAATGAACCGCATCGTAATCCTTGGCAAGGCTAAACCTATACCGAGTCAAGACGATGCTCCAAAAGACTCTTGCCTCAAGATTTGCCAAGGCGGCGCCGACACAAGTATGTACACCGTGTCCGAACGGGAGATATTGGCCACGGTGCCGTTGATGCTCCGCGCGCGCCGATGAGAATCGCTCGGGATCAAAGCGCTGTGGATGATCCCAGAGATCCGGATCCTGGCCAAGGAGACCGGTGAAGTTGAAGACCAACGTCCGCGGAGGAGCGACGTAGGAGCCAACTTGACATTCACCCAATGAAACGCGGGGTGTGATGGCCGATACGGGAAACATGCGAAGTGTTTCCTTCCAGACCTGGGTAGTTCGCTCCATGCCATTGAAGTCGGCCAACGTCGCTTGCTCAGGTAGGCGCATGGCTTCTGCTCGCAGGACCTCCTGCCAATGAGGATACTTGGCAAGCAGATAGGCCATGCTGGTTATTCCCATTGTCGTAGTGTCGAACGCGGCAAAGATAATATTGAGCATCAAATCGACAAGTTGGTCGTCATCCAGTCCCCCCGTATCGTCCCTCGACTTGCACAGTTGACTGAACAAATCCACCCCGCCTTCGTCACGGCGTTTCGGAATCAAGTCGTACATAATGCTGCTAAGTGTCGCAACCCCGTCCACGCCTCGTTTCCATCGTTCGCTGAGGTGTCGATTCTTCAAGACAACAGGAATCGCACCCCAGTAATCACGAGTGGCCCCTTCGAGACGTGCGGCCTCCTTTGGGTCTCCAATACCGAAGAAGAGACGCGCTGCAAGCTGGGAAAAAATTTTCCGGGCTTCCACTCGGAATGACACTGCCCCGTCACGAGGCCAAGCCTCGATATTGTGAACGAATTCATGATGGATGACGGTCAAATAGCTCGCGAGTGCGCGATCGCTGAAAGCCGGCTGAACCAAATTACGCATTCGCCGATGAGCATCAAAATCCAATGACATCAATCGACTCTTCTTCTTCAGATCGATATCAAAACTAAGCCCTCGTGTTACCCTCTCTACCGCCAGTGCGGTCGACCAACATCGATCGCCATTTTTCAGGATTTGCGATATGACTTCATGATCAGTCACCCCGACAATGGAGTATGGGCCGAGTTGGCTGCGGAACACCTTGCCATAAATGCTTGCCTGATTTGCAAAGAACTGCAACCCTTCTCGCTTATATGCAAAAAGAGATTTCATGCCCGCAATAAATCCACTCACCCCAGGGATGTTGTTGGGGGCTTTGGCTATGGACGGGAATGCTTCAGGTCGATCCGGGTTTTTGATGATTGACAACACTTCGGGATCTACAGCAATTCCTTTAATGCTCTTGCCATCATTCTCGACATTTCCGGCGTCGCTCATTTAAGAACTCCATGTTTTCGCAATTTCAAAAACCAACAACCCATCAAGAAATATTAACCGTTGCAGAATCCCGCGATCCCAACCCGCTGTCGTTTTAAATCTCTCGCGCCCAAACCAGCCGGCTCGAACCGGAATCAGTTGAATTCTCGAGGACGAGCCGCCCCTCTTCGTACCTTACCTCCCTCACAAGTCTTGTCCCAACGAAATCCGGGTAACTTGATAAATCAACGTGGTGTAAAACCGTTTTCCCATCCGTTGAATATCTTCCGGAATAGCCCAGGACTCCGGAATTTGCCCGGATCAACCTAATTAATCCAATTATTCTTTTAATGCCAAATATATTTAGCCAGAATTTTTCAGGAATGAATCCAACATTCGCCCTGCCCTTGGCGATCAAAAGTACGGACATATGCCCGCTTTCCATGTAGATGATGCGTCCCGATGGATTTCTCCCCAGCGGGTAAGTAATGTTGCCGTTCGCCAGCCTGAATTCGCTCTCTTCCAGCGACCAGGACCCCGTCAGATCACTCATGACTCACTCGCATCATAAAATTCATTGAACGGCGGGGCTCTTGAGCATCGCCAGGGCATTGCCAATAAAATGGTCTAAAAAGCCCACCGGCGACAGAATGGAAAAATGAATGGCTGGATTCATTGAAAATGACTTTCCTGTTCAAGTGATTGGATGCGCGCCCGTCAGTGTATTTTTCATGTGCGCGTGGGCGCTTGATCAAATCATCCGCGACGCGGCCAAGGGCTTGCCGAATATCCACGAGTTATGAATGGCCCGCCTCCAGCTGGCGCATGCTCATGGACGTGCGGAAAGAGCCGAGAATCGCACGTGGACCTGTACATGCGCGGCGACCATGTGATGCGCGCATGTTGTCGATATAGAGAATGTCTGATCTTTCCCACATTACATGGTATTCCCGGTGCTCGTAAGCATGCAGCAAATGATGTATTACATCATCCGGTATCGGATCGCCATTTCCGTACAAAGCCGTCTGCCAGATTTCATCTTGCGAGCGAGGAAGCGATGCAGCCGGGTACGCACGCCTGAGCAAATCCCACCAGCCCGCTGGATGACAGACGCAAACCGAGCTAAAAAAACTTTCCTCCGCGGTAACAGGATGGCGTCTGACCGCCGTGGCATACTGACGAATCTGCAGATGGTCATCGTTGATCCAGATTGGCTCGATTTTCCGCTCCGCGCATATCGCGTTCACTTTATCCCGGTCGCTCGTCCCAAACGTATCCCCGATAGATTTGTACGGCATATTTTTAGGAAAATTCCGTACATACTGGATGCCAAACTTCGAGAATGGATCCAAGATCGTCGGGTTCATGTCCCGTAGGAATTGGCGAGCGTCACATACCGATGTCGTTCCACCCGTACCCGGGGCCGGAGGCTGCTCGCAGAAGAAGAGAACATGCATTGGCCAGTAAAGGTTATAAGCCATCTCATTATGCTGCGGCAGCGCCATCGAGCCGGGTACGTCTATGGTGAAAACATTTGCGTCGACAGAGGTGTGCGGCCCGCTCCCGGCGGTGTAATCGAACTCGCCCGGTTCGAGTCGTTCCGCGATAGTACCGAATGCCTTTCGGTCGCAATCCAAGCCGCGGATCAGAACGACGCCATATCGCAGAAGCGCTTCACGTAACATCTGACGGTGCCGCGTCACCCATTCGACCGCAGGCAAGCGTGAGGTCGCTTGAATGCGAAGGAAAAATTCCTGCTCGGGAAAAAGAAGCTCTATCTGAAAGTCATCTGCGGATCTGAGTTGATCTAGAAGCGCTGTCATGGAATGATTCCAGTAGGTTGGATTTCGGCTCTGACCTTGAGAGGATGGTCAAAAACAGTGCTCAAGAGTGCGACGTGTCACGTGTATGAGAAGCATCGGATCATCAAGCATGCTTCCAAAAGCGTCACCCCGGCATCGTCACCATTCGATACCATCTCATCCCCACAACTTTGACGGACTACTAACAATATCCCTTGAAGAGCGATACGTATGCACTGAATATCCGGTACAACGTGCGGATTTTACGTTTGGGGCGTGCTGTTCTTGCGCAGTGCCCGCCCCGAGCAACAAGGCCGGCGGAGTGCGCGCGGCAGGCGGCTGCGACGCGCGAATTCAGGCAGCCGTCAGCTCGTTGAGATCGAAATAGCCGTGATAGCCTTCCATGTAGACCGCCGCGCGTTGATTGAACAGCACTACCGCTTCCGTTCGCGTGACGAGATCCCGGTACTCGGGGTGCTTCGAGGTCACGCGCGTGCCGACCGGATAGCGACGATTCCACGCCGCCACCTTATCCGCCGCACTTCGCGCATCCGCCGCCACGGCACCCATCGGCGCTACCGTTGAACCCGTCTCTACCTCGGTAGCGATATGGGCGATCACTTCCGGCGATGTTTGCTGGCGAATGGCCTGCACGAGACGCGTCAGCACGTCGCCATTGCCGAGTTCCTCAAACTCGATCTGTTCGCCACGTCGCGCGGCGACGCCAAGCAGATATTGAATACTGTCACACCAGCGTACGGGGCGATCGATCTGACTGGCGAGCGCCGTATCGATACCGGCCGATTCATAGGGACGCGCTGACACGTTCGAGATCACCGGCACGCTCGGCGCCGCGAAACGAAACGATTGCAGAAAACGTGCGAACTCCTCGCGGGCCGATCGCATGAAGGGGGAGTGAAACGCGCCGCTCGTATTGAGGGGGTAGCAGCGCATGTCGCCAGAATTGAACAGGAGTTGAGCCTTCGCCATCTCGTCGGCCGCACCCGAGATCACGATTTGCGACGGCGTGTTGTAGTTCGCGAGACTCAGCTGCGTCAGGCCGTTCTCGATGAGGGTTCTCTCGATCGTAGCCTGATTCGCATTGACGATCGCGGCCATCGCACCATTCTCAGCGCGCCCCATCAGTTGTCCGCGGAACCGCACCAGTTCGAGTCCCGTCAGGAAATCAAAGCACCCGGCGGCGAGTAACGCATTGAATTCCCCAAGGCTGTGCCCCATCACGAAATCTGGCGGTTTTGCCGCTTCCTCAATTCGAGCGTAATACGCGAGCGCATTCACGACATACAGCGCCGGTTGCGTGAAACGCGTATCCTTCAGCTCGTCGCGCGGATCGTCGAGACAAAGTTTTCGAATCGAATAGCCGAGCATGGTGCTCGCGTCGTCGGTCAATTTTCCGAATCGCTTGAACAGTGCACCGCCCATGCCTTTCGCTTGCGAACCCTGTCCCGGAAACATGAATACCTGCATCGTATCGACTCCTATAAAGCGCCGGCGGCAGCCGCATCGTCGCGACTCACGCATACGGCGGTATTGACGCCGCCGAAGCCGATGCTGAGGTTCAGCGCATGCCGGATTTCGTGCGGCACCGACTGCTGGCGCACCCAGTTGAAATCCGACTCGATCGGATGATTGAGATTACGTGTCGGGTGCAAGCGCCCCGCACGCATCTGCAACAACACAGCGACCAGTTCGACCGCGCCGGCTGCCGAAAGACCGTGGCCGGTGATCGACTTGGTCGCGTTGAGATACGCGTGGTCGAGCCCGCATGCGCGCAGCGCCTGCAATTCGATCACGTCACCGAGTGGCGAGCCGGTACCGTGCGGATTCACGTAGTCGATATCGCGCGCGTCGAGGCGGGCGCGCGCGAGCACGTCGCGGATCACGGCGGTCTCGCCCGCGAACGATGGGTCGGGATTG
It encodes the following:
- a CDS encoding GNAT family N-acetyltransferase, which encodes MTIAIESPDQPDVIALIAELDAYQDSLYPPESRHILDLAALKQSNVLSAVARDSAGNAIGCGAIVLYPEFGELKRMYVSPRGRGQGVAKRLLALLESKAIGLGCKLLKLETGPYQHEALALYASAGYERRGPFGDYTNDPLSVFMQKRIIAA
- a CDS encoding cytochrome P450, which codes for MSDAGNVENDGKSIKGIAVDPEVLSIIKNPDRPEAFPSIAKAPNNIPGVSGFIAGMKSLFAYKREGLQFFANQASIYGKVFRSQLGPYSIVGVTDHEVISQILKNGDRCWSTALAVERVTRGLSFDIDLKKKSRLMSLDFDAHRRMRNLVQPAFSDRALASYLTVIHHEFVHNIEAWPRDGAVSFRVEARKIFSQLAARLFFGIGDPKEAARLEGATRDYWGAIPVVLKNRHLSERWKRGVDGVATLSSIMYDLIPKRRDEGGVDLFSQLCKSRDDTGGLDDDQLVDLMLNIIFAAFDTTTMGITSMAYLLAKYPHWQEVLRAEAMRLPEQATLADFNGMERTTQVWKETLRMFPVSAITPRVSLGECQVGSYVAPPRTLVFNFTGLLGQDPDLWDHPQRFDPERFSSARAEHQRHRGQYLPFGHGVHTCVGAALANLEARVFWSIVLTRYRFSLAKDYDAVHCMSPLGSVSGEVALKVERL
- a CDS encoding lipocalin-like domain-containing protein translates to MSDLTGSWSLEESEFRLANGNITYPLGRNPSGRIIYMESGHMSVLLIAKGRANVGFIPEKFWLNIFGIKRIIGLIRLIRANSGVLGYSGRYSTDGKTVLHHVDLSSYPDFVGTRLVREVRYEEGRLVLENSTDSGSSRLVWAREI
- a CDS encoding TauD/TfdA family dioxygenase, which codes for MTALLDQLRSADDFQIELLFPEQEFFLRIQATSRLPAVEWVTRHRQMLREALLRYGVVLIRGLDCDRKAFGTIAERLEPGEFDYTAGSGPHTSVDANVFTIDVPGSMALPQHNEMAYNLYWPMHVLFFCEQPPAPGTGGTTSVCDARQFLRDMNPTILDPFSKFGIQYVRNFPKNMPYKSIGDTFGTSDRDKVNAICAERKIEPIWINDDHLQIRQYATAVRRHPVTAEESFFSSVCVCHPAGWWDLLRRAYPAASLPRSQDEIWQTALYGNGDPIPDDVIHHLLHAYEHREYHVMWERSDILYIDNMRASHGRRACTGPRAILGSFRTSMSMRQLEAGHS
- the fabD gene encoding ACP S-malonyltransferase, with the protein product MQVFMFPGQGSQAKGMGGALFKRFGKLTDDASTMLGYSIRKLCLDDPRDELKDTRFTQPALYVVNALAYYARIEEAAKPPDFVMGHSLGEFNALLAAGCFDFLTGLELVRFRGQLMGRAENGAMAAIVNANQATIERTLIENGLTQLSLANYNTPSQIVISGAADEMAKAQLLFNSGDMRCYPLNTSGAFHSPFMRSAREEFARFLQSFRFAAPSVPVISNVSARPYESAGIDTALASQIDRPVRWCDSIQYLLGVAARRGEQIEFEELGNGDVLTRLVQAIRQQTSPEVIAHIATEVETGSTVAPMGAVAADARSAADKVAAWNRRYPVGTRVTSKHPEYRDLVTRTEAVVLFNQRAAVYMEGYHGYFDLNELTAA